From Pelosinus fermentans DSM 17108, the proteins below share one genomic window:
- a CDS encoding propanediol/glycerol family dehydratase medium subunit — protein MQINEQVIREIILQVLQGMEQPKPTTSTATAAIAGRPMTLVEKGEARPGTRADEVVIALAPAFGKYQNKTIVNIPHSDVLREMIAGIEEEGLIARVIRVLRTSDVAFDAHDGTKLSGSGIAIGIQSRGTTVIHQKDLPPLSNLELFSQSPLLDLPAYRAIGRNAAKYAKGESPVPVPTKNDQMARPKFQAKAAVLHIKETEHVIQGAKPVEIEVKFN, from the coding sequence ATGCAAATTAACGAGCAAGTGATTCGAGAAATCATTCTGCAAGTGCTGCAAGGTATGGAACAGCCTAAACCTACTACAAGTACAGCAACAGCTGCTATTGCAGGACGTCCTATGACCTTAGTGGAAAAAGGGGAAGCACGTCCAGGCACAAGAGCCGATGAAGTGGTAATTGCCTTGGCTCCAGCTTTTGGGAAATATCAAAATAAAACCATTGTAAATATTCCTCACAGTGATGTATTGCGTGAAATGATCGCAGGCATTGAAGAAGAAGGGTTAATTGCCAGAGTAATAAGAGTACTGCGTACATCTGACGTTGCTTTTGATGCACATGATGGTACTAAGCTAAGCGGATCTGGAATTGCTATTGGTATACAATCCAGAGGGACAACGGTAATTCATCAGAAAGATTTGCCGCCACTTAGTAATCTGGAACTTTTCTCCCAATCTCCTTTACTTGATTTGCCAGCCTATCGTGCCATTGGGCGCAATGCGGCAAAATATGCAAAGGGTGAATCTCCTGTGCCAGTACCAACGAAAAATGATCAAATGGCGAGACCAAAGTTTCAGGCAAAAGCAGCCGTATTGCACATAAAAGAAACCGAACATGTAATTCAAGGCGCTAAGCCAGTCGAAATCGAAGTGAAATTTAACTAA
- a CDS encoding propanediol/glycerol family dehydratase large subunit, translating into MKKSKRFEVLAARPVNQDGFVKEWPEVGLIAMGSPNDPVPSIKIENGKIVEMDGVARSNFDFIEQFIADYAIDVKIAEKAMAMEASQIAKMLVDVNVSRKEVVDIVRGLTAAKLTAVFNTMNVVEMMMAMQKMRARKIPSNQCHITNVNDNPVLIAADGAEAALRGFDEMETTVAVVRYAPFNALALLIGSQAGRGGTLIQCALEEATELELGMRGITAYAETISVYGTENVFVDGDDTPWSKAFLASAYASRGLKMRFTSGTGSEVQMGYAEGKSMLYLEIRCIMLTRGAGVQGLQNGSVSCIGVPAAVPSGIRAVLAENLCAAMLDMEVASSNDQTFTHSDIRKTARTLMQFLPGTDFICSGYSGVPNYDNMFAGSNWDVDDYDDWNILQRDLKVDGGLRPALEEEVIAVRNKAAKGLQAVFKELGFPAITDEEVEAATYAHGSKDVPARNVVEDLKAAQELMSRGITGIDIVKALAKTGFTDLAEHILNILKQRISGDYLHTSAILDKNFNVISAVNSRNDYQGPGTGYQISNERWNEIKNISQAINPSDYDA; encoded by the coding sequence ATGAAGAAATCAAAACGTTTTGAAGTCTTAGCTGCCCGCCCTGTAAATCAGGACGGTTTCGTAAAAGAATGGCCGGAGGTTGGCCTGATCGCTATGGGCAGCCCTAACGATCCGGTGCCTAGTATCAAAATTGAGAATGGCAAAATCGTAGAAATGGACGGCGTTGCTCGCAGTAATTTCGATTTTATTGAGCAGTTCATTGCCGATTATGCGATTGATGTAAAGATTGCTGAAAAAGCAATGGCAATGGAAGCTAGCCAAATTGCCAAAATGCTTGTTGATGTAAATGTTTCGAGAAAAGAAGTAGTTGACATTGTGCGCGGTTTAACCGCTGCCAAACTGACAGCTGTGTTTAATACCATGAATGTAGTAGAAATGATGATGGCTATGCAGAAAATGCGGGCTCGCAAAATTCCTTCTAACCAATGTCATATTACGAATGTAAATGATAATCCAGTTTTGATTGCTGCTGATGGTGCAGAAGCTGCATTGCGTGGTTTTGATGAAATGGAAACTACCGTTGCTGTTGTACGTTATGCTCCTTTTAATGCCTTGGCATTATTAATCGGCAGCCAGGCTGGTCGAGGTGGAACACTGATTCAATGTGCTTTGGAAGAAGCAACGGAACTGGAACTTGGTATGCGCGGTATTACTGCCTATGCAGAAACGATATCCGTATATGGTACAGAAAATGTATTTGTTGATGGTGATGATACACCTTGGTCAAAAGCATTTCTTGCTTCAGCCTATGCTTCACGGGGCTTGAAAATGAGATTTACTTCCGGTACTGGCTCAGAAGTACAAATGGGCTACGCAGAAGGAAAATCCATGCTGTATTTGGAAATTCGCTGCATCATGCTTACCAGAGGCGCTGGAGTACAAGGTCTGCAGAATGGCTCTGTAAGTTGTATTGGCGTGCCGGCTGCTGTGCCATCGGGGATTCGCGCTGTATTGGCAGAAAACCTTTGCGCAGCGATGTTAGACATGGAAGTAGCATCCAGTAACGACCAAACCTTTACACATTCGGATATTCGTAAAACTGCCCGTACCTTAATGCAGTTCCTTCCTGGTACAGACTTTATCTGCTCCGGCTATAGCGGTGTACCCAACTATGATAATATGTTTGCTGGTTCAAACTGGGATGTTGATGATTATGATGATTGGAATATCTTGCAGCGCGACTTGAAAGTAGACGGCGGCTTGCGTCCGGCTTTAGAAGAAGAAGTCATCGCAGTTCGTAATAAGGCAGCCAAAGGACTTCAAGCTGTATTTAAGGAACTGGGCTTCCCGGCAATTACCGATGAAGAAGTGGAAGCTGCGACTTATGCTCACGGCAGTAAAGATGTGCCGGCACGTAATGTAGTTGAAGATTTAAAAGCTGCTCAAGAGCTAATGAGCCGCGGCATTACAGGCATCGATATCGTCAAAGCATTGGCTAAAACTGGCTTTACCGATTTGGCGGAACATATCTTAAATATTTTGAAACAGCGTATTTCCGGAGATTATCTCCATACATCCGCGATTCTGGACAAAAACTTTAATGTTATCAGTGCGGTAAACAGCCGTAATGACTATCAAGGTCCAGGAACTGGCTACCAAATTAGTAATGAAAGATGGAATGAAATCAAAAACATCAGTCAGGCAATCAATCCGTCTGATTATGATGCTTAA
- a CDS encoding diol dehydratase small subunit: MSQEKMIEDMVREVLKSMTKGSAPAAQTAQAAPTVAAQGLNPDRDYPLATKRPELLKSPTGKKLSDITLANVLNGDVKPQDVRIAPETLRMQGEIADGVGRTQFGDNLRRAAELTAIPDERILQIYNALRPYRSTRAELIAIADELDTKYNAKINAAFVREAAGVYERRNRLRAE; this comes from the coding sequence ATGTCTCAAGAAAAAATGATTGAGGATATGGTTCGTGAAGTATTAAAATCCATGACGAAAGGCAGTGCACCAGCAGCGCAAACAGCCCAGGCTGCTCCAACAGTGGCTGCTCAAGGATTAAATCCGGATCGTGACTATCCTTTAGCTACCAAAAGACCGGAGTTATTAAAATCTCCTACAGGAAAGAAACTTTCAGATATTACTTTAGCAAATGTGTTAAATGGTGATGTTAAACCCCAGGATGTACGTATTGCTCCGGAAACATTACGTATGCAAGGTGAAATCGCAGATGGCGTTGGCAGAACGCAGTTTGGTGACAATTTGCGCAGGGCTGCTGAATTAACGGCCATTCCTGATGAACGAATACTGCAAATTTACAATGCTCTTCGTCCTTATCGGTCCACTAGAGCAGAATTAATAGCTATTGCAGACGAATTAGATACGAAATATAATGCAAAAATAAATGCCGCTTTTGTGAGAGAGGCTGCAGGAGTATACGAACGGCGTAATCGTCTCAGAGCGGAGTAA